In Helianthus annuus cultivar XRQ/B chromosome 8, HanXRQr2.0-SUNRISE, whole genome shotgun sequence, a single genomic region encodes these proteins:
- the LOC110872855 gene encoding hypersensitive-induced response protein 4: MGNAACVFVGCIDQASVGIVEKWGRFEKLAQPGLNFFNPCAGQYLAGVLSTRIQSLEVKIETKTKDNVFVQIISSIQYRVIKQSADDAFYELQNPAEQIQAYVFDVVRAQVPRMTLDQLFEQKDEVAKTVLEELEKVMGEYGYTIEHILMVDIIPDPSVRRAMNEINAAQRLQLASVYKGEADKILQVKKAEAEAEAKYLGGVGVARQRQAITDGLRENILNFSHTVEGASAKEVMDLIMITQYFDTIKDLGSSSNNTTVFIPHGPGHIRDIGDQIRNGLMEANAGTSG; this comes from the exons ATGGGGAACGCAGCGTGTGTGTTTGTAGGGTGCATAGATCAAGCCAGCGTTGGGATCGTTGAGAAATGGGGTCGCTTCGAGAAATTGGCCCAGCCCGGTCTCAATTTCTTCAACCCTTGCGCCGGTCAGTATCTCGCCGGTGTTTTATCCACCAGGATCCAATCTCTTGAAGTCAAAATCGAGACCAAAACCAAG GACAACGTATTTGTTCAGATAATTTCATCAATTCAGTACCGAGTAATAAAGCAAAGTGCCGATGATGCATTCTACGAGTTGCAGAACCCCGCGGAACAAATTCAAGCTTATGTTTTCGATG TTGTTCGAGCACAGGTTCCAAGAATGACGTTGGATCAACTCTTTGAGCAGAAGGATGAAGTTGCAAAAACTGTATTGGAGGAACTTGAGAAG GTGATGGGAGAATACGGTTACACAATAGAGCACATACTGATGGTGGACATCATACCTGATCCCTCTGTGCGTAGAGCAATGAACGAGATCAATGCAG CACAAAGGCTTCAACTTGCTAGTGTATACAAAGGAGAAGCTGATAAGATACTTCAAGTTAAGAAAGCGGAAGCCGAAGCTGAAGCCAAGTATTTAGGGGGAGTGGGTGTGGCAAGGCAGAGGCAAGCGATAACCGATGGATTAAGAGAAAACATATTAAACTTTTCACATACGGTTGAAGGTGCATCTGCAAAAGAGGTAATGGATCTTATTATGATCACACAGTACTTTGACACTATCAAAGATCTTGGAAGTTCATCAAACAACACGACCGTTTTCATACCACACGGGCCGGGCCATATCAGAGACATTGGTGATCAGATTCGTAACGGGCTCATGGAAGCGAATGCAGGCACCAGTGGATAA